In Candidatus Paceibacterota bacterium, one genomic interval encodes:
- a CDS encoding FAD-dependent monooxygenase produces the protein MREERTEVLVVGAGPVGLLTAILLAEAGIEVKIIDQEERTTARSYACALHPRTLKLLAAMGLAAPVLEQGRRIDTVAFYDGQARQAEVKLSELGGEFPFMVILPQNILEEVLERRLRQAGVAVGWGYRFDDLEYATVGVTAIVEELGATGTGYIVPHWEMVVKQRFPIRAQFLVGADGYGSLVRQRLGITNTRVVGPQFFAAYEFEPETPADGEVRVVLDQPTTNVLWPLPGDRCRWTFQVVKGGGPREFPEKERREARFTQANVDEHIRQYVEKVAKQRAPWFAWGVKQITWCTEVVFEQRVAGQLGRERCWLVGDAAHQTGPVGVQSMNVGMSEAAALTGALRRILREKAPPNLLDAWSREWQEEWRRLLGMTGGLKPRNETSAWVRERRDRILACLPASDQDLARLAGQLRTDGP, from the coding sequence ATGCGAGAAGAACGAACGGAAGTGCTGGTGGTTGGAGCGGGGCCGGTTGGGCTGTTAACAGCCATCCTGCTGGCGGAGGCGGGAATCGAGGTGAAAATCATAGACCAGGAAGAGCGAACCACTGCGCGCAGTTACGCCTGTGCCCTGCACCCCCGCACGCTCAAGCTGCTGGCCGCGATGGGCCTGGCGGCCCCTGTGCTGGAGCAGGGACGGCGCATTGACACGGTCGCCTTCTACGATGGCCAGGCACGCCAGGCCGAGGTGAAGCTTTCGGAATTGGGCGGCGAGTTCCCATTCATGGTGATCCTCCCGCAGAATATTCTCGAGGAAGTGCTTGAACGACGGCTGCGGCAGGCGGGGGTGGCGGTTGGCTGGGGCTACCGGTTTGACGACCTCGAGTACGCCACGGTCGGAGTAACAGCCATCGTGGAGGAGTTGGGGGCCACCGGCACCGGCTACATCGTGCCGCACTGGGAAATGGTGGTTAAGCAACGGTTCCCAATCCGGGCGCAATTCCTCGTGGGGGCGGATGGCTACGGCTCGCTGGTACGGCAACGCCTGGGAATCACGAACACCCGGGTTGTCGGCCCCCAGTTCTTCGCGGCGTATGAGTTTGAGCCGGAAACACCGGCGGACGGAGAGGTGCGCGTGGTGTTGGACCAGCCCACGACCAACGTGCTGTGGCCGCTGCCGGGCGACAGATGCCGGTGGACTTTCCAGGTGGTCAAAGGCGGGGGGCCGAGGGAGTTTCCCGAAAAGGAGCGGCGGGAGGCGCGGTTCACACAAGCCAACGTGGACGAGCATATCCGCCAATACGTGGAAAAGGTGGCCAAACAGCGGGCGCCGTGGTTCGCGTGGGGAGTCAAACAGATCACCTGGTGCACCGAGGTGGTATTCGAGCAGCGGGTGGCCGGGCAATTGGGCCGGGAACGCTGCTGGCTGGTGGGGGATGCGGCCCATCAAACCGGCCCCGTGGGCGTGCAGAGCATGAACGTCGGCATGTCCGAGGCGGCGGCCTTGACCGGAGCGCTGCGCCGGATTCTGCGCGAGAAGGCCCCCCCGAACCTGCTGGACGCCTGGAGCCGGGAGTGGCAGGAGGAATGGCGCCGCCTGCTCGGGATGACGGGCGGACTCAAGCCAAGAAACGAAACCAGCGCATGGGTGCGCGAACGCCGCGACCGCATTCTTGCCTGCCTGCCGGCGTCGGATCAGGACCTCGCGCGGCTGGCCGGCCAATTGCGGACCGACGGTCCTTGA